DNA from Mucilaginibacter mallensis:
AAATGATGGAAACCCTGATGGCGGCGCCCGTGGCGTCGGCCATATTTATTATAACGATCCTTACTTCATTAATGGCCTTCTCCAACGAGGATTTACTGGCCAAACTTATACTGCATCCTTACACGGTTTACCGTAAAAAGAATATCTATACTGTATTTACCAGCGGCCTTATCCATAACGATTGGATGCACCTGATATTTAACATGTTTTCCTATTTCTTTTTTGCCTTTAACCTGGAGAGACTTATCGGGCACTGGCAATTTGGGTTCTTATATATTGTTAGCCTGGCCCTAAGTGATCTGCCAACTATCTTCAAGCATAAAGATGATTACGGTTATCGCAGTCTGGGTGCATCGGGTGCGGTAAGTGCGGTAATTTTTGGGTCGATATTATATAACCCATGGGCCACCTTGATGATTTTGCCTTTACCAATACCTATATGGTATTTTGCCTTTGGTGTGCTGTACCTTGTATACTGTCATTACGCTGCAAAATACGCACGCGATAATGTTAATCACGATGCGCACTTATTTGGTGCTATATGCGGTTTGGGATTAACCATTATACTGCACCCAAGTATTCTGCCTGCGTTTTTTCAACAGATCAGTGAGGGAGCGAAATATCATCTGCATTTTTAAAACCACCATCGGCATCAAATAGAAAGCTCATAGGGTGTTCCGGGTCTTTAATGATCTCGAGCAGCAGGAAGCCCCAGTTTTTCCAGAAGCTTTCCAGCACCTGCCCGTAGGTTTTGTTATTCCAGGTATCAAACAACGGTTTGGTGCTCATACCGCGCAGGGGCATAGCTTCAATATAAATATCATCGCCCACAGGCAAAATATTATACTCCGGCAGGCGGTTAAACAGGTAGGCCGAATAAAATATGCGCCCGCTGAATTCCTCAAACTGTATTGGGTGGAGGGTTTTTCCTTCTATCTTTTCCAATACCTCGCGGTGGTACATACGGTTGGCGCCATTGTCCTGCAAGCAGATGATCAGCCCGAAATCCTTTATACGTAAGGCAAAGGTTAGGGTATTAATCTCATCGCGATAGCCAAACTCCTCCTCATTATTCTCCACCTTAAATAAAAATAGGCTGAAGGGCTTAAAATCCTCGAAGTAAACAGGCTGATTAATGCTCTGTAGCATCAAGTGCAGCTGACTGAATTTGTGGATGATGGATTGCGAAATATTAAACTCCTCGCCCTGTGCATGCTGTAGTTTTATACCGCTTTGGATCTCATTAAAAATGATGCCGTAAAGCAATTTGCCCGCCCATTGAAAAAGCTTCTGCTCATCCAGCTCTTTAATAGCGTTGTAACCAATTTCAAACGTGGCAGCTATCTCAGCTTCCAGGGGTTCAAGATAGGCTTCATTTACCTGAGCTGAACATGGGAGTTTCAGATCCTTATAAGTTGCCATGCTTTCATCAAGCAGTTTAAAGGGTTTATCTTCCAGCCCATACATGCTCATGAGCCATTGCGGGAAGATCTGAATCTTTTCTTCTTCGGATTGTAACTTTTGCCCGGTTAAAAAACAGGTAGAATTGCTGAAGTTAGATTTCTCGAA
Protein-coding regions in this window:
- a CDS encoding rhomboid family intramembrane serine protease — protein: MMETLMAAPVASAIFIITILTSLMAFSNEDLLAKLILHPYTVYRKKNIYTVFTSGLIHNDWMHLIFNMFSYFFFAFNLERLIGHWQFGFLYIVSLALSDLPTIFKHKDDYGYRSLGASGAVSAVIFGSILYNPWATLMILPLPIPIWYFAFGVLYLVYCHYAAKYARDNVNHDAHLFGAICGLGLTIILHPSILPAFFQQISEGAKYHLHF